A genomic stretch from Candidatus Hydrogenisulfobacillus filiaventi includes:
- a CDS encoding Glutamine amidotransferase type-1 domain-containing protein: protein MAESRVVMRIRILQHVPFEDAGNLEPWLRAHGHQLAWTRFYAGEALPGPETVDAAVVMGGPMSVHDTARYPWLADEHRWLERLVADGKGVLGVCLGAQQLALVLGGTVGPNPEREIGWFPVTLDPAAAEDPLLAGLPARFEAFHWHGETFTLPPGARPFGRSVATRLQGFVWGRGVVGVQFHLEVTPEGVARLIDHSPGDLAPGPYVQHPAAMLADRRRFRALTQTLDRLLAAVSARWVEQGS, encoded by the coding sequence ATGGCAGAAAGCCGGGTGGTTATGCGGATCCGCATCCTGCAGCATGTCCCTTTCGAGGACGCCGGCAACCTGGAACCCTGGCTGCGCGCGCACGGGCATCAGCTGGCCTGGACCCGCTTTTACGCCGGCGAGGCGCTGCCCGGCCCGGAAACCGTGGACGCGGCGGTGGTGATGGGGGGACCCATGAGCGTGCACGACACGGCCCGCTATCCCTGGCTGGCGGACGAGCACCGCTGGCTGGAGCGGCTGGTGGCCGACGGCAAGGGGGTGCTGGGGGTCTGCCTGGGGGCACAGCAGCTGGCGCTGGTGCTGGGGGGAACGGTGGGACCCAACCCGGAACGGGAGATCGGCTGGTTCCCGGTCACTCTGGATCCGGCCGCCGCGGAGGACCCCCTGCTGGCCGGCCTGCCCGCCCGGTTCGAAGCCTTCCACTGGCACGGGGAGACCTTCACCCTCCCGCCCGGCGCCCGGCCCTTCGGGCGCAGCGTCGCCACCCGCCTGCAGGGATTCGTCTGGGGCCGGGGGGTGGTCGGTGTGCAGTTTCACCTCGAGGTCACCCCGGAGGGGGTGGCGCGCCTCATTGACCACAGCCCCGGCGACCTGGCACCCGGTCCCTATGTGCAACATCCGGCCGCCATGCTGGCCGACCGGCGCCGCTTCCGGGCGCTTACCCAGACCCTGGACCGACTGTTGGCCGCCGTCAGCGCCCGTTGGGTAGAGCAGGGGAGTTAA
- a CDS encoding protein of unknown function (Evidence 5 : Unknown function), whose amino-acid sequence MSQAKWAYLGAIVLALVVAVMVVLAVRTVALGDGYHTVTVVAQAAAPSASDEVITLNFGHGASSIPDGLAAMGRDVALIRRTIAALGVPASAVVVTDQNLYSSQSLGTAPGVAGATYTVNVGMTITVPAGQVSSVVKAVSGDLNLLDVSTFTLYTAPGAGPGGAVGAAAYRSALAVAHSEAAALAARLGMHLGPVLAVHQLPPAASAAGSGSGGAGSGLLSLEVTYGLR is encoded by the coding sequence ATGAGTCAGGCCAAGTGGGCGTATCTGGGCGCGATCGTGCTGGCGCTGGTGGTGGCGGTGATGGTGGTGCTGGCCGTCCGCACGGTGGCGTTGGGCGACGGCTATCACACGGTGACGGTGGTGGCGCAGGCGGCGGCCCCCTCCGCCAGCGACGAGGTCATCACCCTCAACTTCGGCCACGGGGCCTCCTCCATCCCGGACGGGCTGGCGGCCATGGGCCGGGATGTGGCCCTCATCCGGCGCACCATCGCCGCGCTGGGCGTGCCGGCCTCGGCGGTGGTGGTCACGGACCAGAACCTGTACTCCAGCCAGAGCCTGGGCACGGCCCCGGGAGTGGCCGGCGCCACCTACACCGTCAATGTGGGCATGACCATTACCGTCCCCGCCGGCCAGGTGAGTTCCGTGGTGAAGGCGGTGTCGGGCGACCTCAATCTGCTGGACGTGTCCACCTTCACCCTCTACACCGCCCCCGGGGCCGGACCCGGCGGGGCGGTGGGGGCCGCCGCCTACCGCTCGGCCCTGGCGGTGGCACATAGCGAGGCCGCTGCCCTGGCCGCCCGCCTGGGCATGCACCTGGGGCCGGTGCTCGCGGTGCATCAGCTGCCGCCGGCGGCTTCCGCCGCCGGCTCCGGCAGCGGTGGCGCCGGGTCCGGGCTTCTGAGCCTGGAGGTCACGTACGGGCTGCGGTGA
- a CDS encoding conserved protein of unknown function (Evidence 4 : Unknown function but conserved in other organisms) — protein MGFMEEMREQPTALSRLLDYYAGAEGRSRLQAARRLLATGPVVLLGMGPSYIAAVYAAYRLNQRGVPAVALEASLALADHAALLKAAPTWILLSQSGETPEVLDLAQAEGHQLLGITNDEASSLGRSGMPLLPLKAAPEEGTSSKTYINTLAVLALLGGDPVGFLRPLPDLLQRLVDQPFDDPGPVPPEVTFVARGPSLASALEGALLLRQAAHVTASGFSGAGFRHGAWEWARDRSLVVFLGRGVHRELQSRLAVELTARGNRLLTIGLGEGDVALPPLPASLAPLAEIVPVQHLAVAWAAAQGLEPGRLPGKVTRE, from the coding sequence ATGGGATTCATGGAGGAAATGCGGGAACAACCGACGGCCCTGTCCCGGCTGTTGGACTATTACGCCGGCGCCGAGGGCCGTTCCCGCCTGCAGGCGGCCCGTCGCCTTCTGGCGACGGGACCGGTGGTGCTGCTGGGCATGGGCCCGTCCTACATTGCGGCCGTCTACGCCGCCTACCGCCTCAACCAGCGGGGGGTGCCGGCGGTGGCCCTGGAGGCCTCGCTGGCGCTGGCGGATCATGCCGCCCTGCTCAAGGCCGCCCCGACCTGGATCCTGCTCTCCCAGTCGGGGGAGACCCCCGAGGTACTCGACCTGGCCCAGGCTGAAGGCCACCAGCTGCTGGGCATCACCAACGACGAGGCCAGCAGCCTGGGCCGGAGCGGGATGCCCCTGCTGCCCTTAAAGGCCGCCCCTGAGGAGGGCACCAGCTCCAAAACCTACATCAATACCCTGGCCGTGCTGGCCCTGCTGGGCGGCGACCCGGTCGGCTTCCTACGGCCCCTGCCCGACCTTCTGCAACGGCTGGTGGACCAGCCCTTCGACGACCCCGGGCCGGTGCCGCCGGAAGTGACCTTTGTCGCCCGCGGGCCCTCCCTGGCCTCAGCCCTGGAAGGGGCGCTCCTCCTGCGCCAGGCGGCGCACGTCACCGCCTCCGGGTTTTCGGGCGCGGGCTTCCGCCACGGGGCCTGGGAATGGGCCCGCGACCGCTCCCTGGTGGTGTTCCTGGGCCGGGGCGTGCACCGGGAGCTGCAGAGCCGGCTGGCGGTGGAGCTGACCGCCCGCGGCAACCGCCTGCTGACCATCGGGCTGGGGGAGGGGGACGTGGCGCTACCCCCCCTGCCGGCCTCCCTCGCCCCCCTGGCCGAGATTGTACCGGTGCAGCACCTGGCGGTGGCCTGGGCCGCCGCCCAGGGCCTCGAGCCCGGGCGCCTGCCCGGAAAGGTCACCCGGGAGTGA
- a CDS encoding conserved protein of unknown function (Evidence 4 : Unknown function but conserved in other organisms): MDEQPNPSAAFARIAQYIRWTADGLILAVIVLTVLGLLISWAPHVPDPPYFVNHFRAVVEDLFAVVVLLEVRDLLKTLRPLRLLDLVGTFVARKIALTESPTPLLLEVAALAVLLAGRALWMWAEARSGDHLRPHPPAR; encoded by the coding sequence ATGGACGAACAGCCCAATCCCTCCGCCGCCTTCGCCCGCATCGCCCAGTACATCCGCTGGACCGCCGACGGCCTCATCCTGGCCGTGATTGTGCTCACCGTGCTGGGCCTCCTCATCAGCTGGGCACCGCATGTTCCCGACCCCCCCTACTTCGTCAACCACTTCCGGGCGGTGGTGGAGGACCTGTTCGCGGTGGTGGTGCTACTGGAGGTGCGCGACCTGCTCAAGACCCTGCGGCCCCTGCGCCTCCTCGACCTGGTGGGTACCTTCGTCGCCCGCAAGATCGCCCTCACCGAATCCCCCACCCCCCTCCTGCTGGAGGTGGCGGCCCTGGCGGTGCTGCTAGCCGGCCGCGCCCTCTGGATGTGGGCCGAGGCCCGCAGCGGGGACCACCTCCGTCCGCATCCCCCGGCCCGCTAA
- a CDS encoding putative Diguanylate cyclase (Evidence 3 : Putative function from multiple computational evidences; Product type e : enzyme), translating into MAGAMLVQAAGLGGLWGLALTGAWQLGSGLDGAAGARPWPVLLVAAMLAPAAAVPGAPVWTLAWVLAGGGMALYDRRFHRLLTSLLTVAWLAGSGVAGWPPGVAAGALLFPLWAAAAPRLGGPWSAAGAWAGGGLLLTLAGGPAVAAALPAQLAAAPLAAAPAVLWVCRRRRLDQALDDQRFRVEHDALTGALSRTGLERWLAAHNRVPGMVVAIDLDDFKWINDTYGHQAGDAVLREVVERLQPVLRAGDAVVRMGGDEFTVWLPGPGPADGADLAERLHTVLTVSPFVLPPLPPLMLGASMGWVAGPLSWNLAEAADAALLRAKRAGKNRVAGEGPGTAPAAAVPVSLRWLVDACEALWEHWDTAAVLADRQGRIVAANPAYQALTGYHLDELRGRSPAMLSAGNTDAGVYDALWGALTARRPWHGCLQNRRKDGSLWWEALSIYPVVMAGHTVGFWAVVREVPAPAASEAAAAVPVPPGTGRAQPVDDDGGRV; encoded by the coding sequence GTGGCGGGCGCGATGTTGGTCCAGGCGGCCGGCCTGGGCGGTCTCTGGGGGCTGGCGCTGACGGGAGCCTGGCAGCTGGGATCGGGCCTGGACGGAGCCGCCGGCGCGCGGCCCTGGCCGGTGCTGCTGGTGGCGGCGATGCTGGCGCCGGCGGCCGCAGTGCCGGGCGCGCCGGTGTGGACCCTGGCCTGGGTCCTGGCGGGCGGCGGTATGGCCCTTTACGACCGGCGGTTCCATCGCCTGCTGACGTCGCTTCTGACGGTGGCCTGGCTGGCGGGCAGCGGGGTGGCCGGCTGGCCGCCGGGGGTGGCGGCGGGGGCGCTGCTGTTCCCGCTGTGGGCGGCCGCGGCGCCCCGCCTGGGCGGGCCCTGGAGTGCGGCCGGCGCCTGGGCGGGGGGCGGCCTCCTCCTCACCCTGGCTGGGGGCCCTGCGGTGGCAGCGGCCCTGCCGGCCCAGCTGGCGGCTGCACCCCTGGCGGCGGCCCCGGCCGTGCTGTGGGTCTGCCGGCGCCGCCGGCTCGACCAGGCCCTCGATGACCAGCGCTTTCGTGTGGAGCACGACGCCCTCACCGGGGCCCTCTCCCGGACCGGGCTGGAACGCTGGCTGGCCGCCCATAACCGGGTGCCGGGGATGGTGGTGGCCATCGACCTCGACGACTTCAAATGGATCAATGACACCTACGGTCACCAGGCGGGCGACGCAGTGTTGCGGGAGGTGGTGGAGCGCCTGCAGCCGGTGCTGCGGGCGGGGGACGCCGTGGTGCGCATGGGCGGGGACGAGTTCACCGTCTGGCTGCCGGGGCCGGGACCGGCCGACGGGGCCGACCTGGCCGAACGCCTGCACACCGTCCTGACCGTGAGCCCGTTTGTGCTGCCGCCCCTGCCCCCCTTGATGCTGGGGGCATCCATGGGCTGGGTGGCCGGCCCGCTGAGCTGGAACCTGGCGGAGGCGGCGGACGCGGCCCTTTTGCGCGCTAAGCGGGCGGGCAAGAACCGTGTGGCCGGCGAGGGACCGGGGACGGCTCCGGCCGCCGCGGTCCCGGTGAGCCTGCGCTGGCTGGTGGACGCCTGCGAGGCCCTCTGGGAGCACTGGGATACCGCGGCGGTGCTGGCGGACCGCCAGGGTCGCATCGTGGCCGCCAACCCGGCCTACCAGGCCCTGACCGGCTACCACCTGGATGAGCTGCGGGGCCGGTCGCCGGCCATGCTGTCCGCCGGCAACACCGACGCCGGGGTCTACGATGCCCTGTGGGGGGCGCTAACCGCCCGCCGCCCCTGGCACGGCTGCCTGCAGAACCGCCGCAAGGACGGGAGCCTATGGTGGGAGGCGCTCTCCATCTACCCGGTGGTGATGGCCGGCCATACGGTCGGCTTCTGGGCGGTGGTGCGGGAGGTGCCGGCCCCGGCCGCCTCGGAAGCGGCAGCGGCGGTGCCGGTGCCGCCGGGGACCGGCCGGGCGCAGCCGGTGGATGACGACGGGGGGCGGGTGTGA
- a CDS encoding protein of unknown function (Evidence 5 : Unknown function) — protein sequence MPVLRVGMDAVVVAATLVGLCEATAFTRSAWPARPGWGTG from the coding sequence ATGCCGGTGCTGCGGGTGGGCATGGACGCGGTGGTGGTAGCCGCCACCCTGGTGGGCTTGTGCGAGGCCACCGCCTTCACCCGCTCCGCCTGGCCCGCCCGGCCTGGCTGGGGGACTGGCTGA
- a CDS encoding putative Diguanylate cyclase (Evidence 3 : Putative function from multiple computational evidences; Product type e : enzyme) yields MALLPPLMLTAMARVGGFPLPWGLWPTVTVAQSYWLDWPLYAAATVAAMAAWAVSGGSALPGALALGVVAALAAWSPIRRRAARVGLLLASGWGIAAAAGWPGAGTRLAPGPALGEELLAGALLAGYVLSHRERTQALSAAVEAVARDHLTGALTPEGLETWLESWARPPRGLVAIVDLNDFKAVNDTYGHPVGDQLLSALARRLRQGLRNGDVVARVGGDEIACWCPGAEEEGAAQLAERLYHAVIADPVSTSAGPIRLDACPGLGGGSPGARNRRPCRAGAAAGQAAGGAAGSGPGGPAGTGKPARARRTPLADGCGAAAVERLGGAGGAGGP; encoded by the coding sequence ATGGCCCTGCTGCCGCCCCTCATGCTGACGGCCATGGCCCGGGTCGGCGGGTTTCCCCTCCCCTGGGGGCTGTGGCCGACGGTGACGGTGGCGCAGAGCTACTGGCTGGACTGGCCGCTGTACGCGGCCGCCACCGTGGCCGCCATGGCCGCTTGGGCCGTCTCCGGCGGATCGGCCCTCCCGGGGGCGCTGGCGCTGGGGGTGGTGGCCGCCCTGGCCGCCTGGTCACCCATCCGCCGGCGGGCGGCGCGGGTGGGGCTGCTGCTGGCTTCCGGCTGGGGCATCGCGGCGGCCGCCGGCTGGCCGGGCGCGGGGACCCGGCTGGCCCCGGGGCCGGCCCTGGGGGAGGAGCTGCTGGCCGGGGCCCTGCTGGCGGGCTACGTCCTCAGCCATCGCGAGCGCACCCAGGCCTTGAGCGCGGCCGTGGAGGCGGTGGCCCGCGACCATCTCACCGGGGCCCTTACCCCGGAGGGGCTGGAGACCTGGCTAGAGAGCTGGGCGCGCCCGCCCCGCGGGCTGGTCGCGATCGTCGATCTCAACGACTTCAAGGCGGTGAACGACACCTACGGCCATCCGGTCGGGGACCAGCTGCTGAGCGCGCTGGCCCGCCGCCTGCGGCAGGGATTGCGCAACGGGGATGTGGTGGCGCGGGTGGGCGGGGACGAGATCGCCTGCTGGTGTCCCGGGGCGGAGGAGGAAGGGGCGGCCCAGCTGGCAGAACGTCTGTACCATGCCGTGATTGCCGACCCGGTGTCCACCAGCGCCGGGCCCATCCGACTGGATGCCTGCCCTGGGCTGGGCGGTGGGTCCCCTGGGGCCCGAAACCGCCGCCCGTGCCGAGCGGGCGCTGCTGCGGGCCAAGCGGCCGGGGGCGCCGCCGGTAGCGGGCCCGGAGGCCCTGCAGGAACCGGAAAGCCTGCCCGTGCCCGGCGGACCCCGCTGGCTGATGGATGCGGTGCAGCGGCTGTGGAGCGCCTGGGAGGAGCCGGCGGTGCTGGTGGACCCTGA
- a CDS encoding protein of unknown function (Evidence 5 : Unknown function): MDAVQRLWSAWEEPAVLVDPDGRILTANGAFRRWAGKPWPQLVGQGLPELPPGAGSVPVEVGGRLAAYWLHLPGVRLPGETAQGLPGWVVTPGFTRDRRWAVAPVFQPIVALPGGEVLGYEALSRPSWEGRPVDPETLFHAAAAAGTTLEADLACFAAVARAVLAAPWPAGALLFVNVSPRSLMTPDRLHPVLDPLVAALPPGRVVLEISEHVPEDIPYSLWEELPRVYPGVQWAQDDYGLGNADPSRMLAVRPQWLKLDRTLMLQALADAAGRTWLRRFAAWA, encoded by the coding sequence ATGGATGCGGTGCAGCGGCTGTGGAGCGCCTGGGAGGAGCCGGCGGTGCTGGTGGACCCTGACGGCCGCATCCTCACCGCCAACGGGGCCTTCCGGCGCTGGGCGGGCAAGCCCTGGCCGCAGCTGGTGGGGCAGGGCCTGCCGGAGCTGCCGCCCGGGGCAGGGTCGGTGCCGGTGGAGGTGGGTGGACGGCTGGCCGCCTACTGGCTGCACCTGCCGGGGGTGCGGCTGCCGGGGGAGACCGCTCAGGGGCTCCCGGGATGGGTGGTCACCCCCGGCTTCACCCGCGACCGCCGCTGGGCCGTGGCCCCGGTCTTTCAGCCGATCGTGGCCCTGCCGGGCGGGGAGGTGCTGGGCTATGAGGCCTTAAGCCGCCCCTCCTGGGAAGGGCGGCCGGTGGATCCCGAGACCCTGTTTCACGCCGCCGCCGCGGCCGGCACCACCCTGGAAGCCGATCTGGCCTGCTTCGCGGCGGTGGCGCGGGCGGTGCTGGCCGCCCCCTGGCCGGCGGGGGCGCTGCTGTTTGTCAACGTGAGCCCGCGCAGCCTGATGACCCCGGACCGCCTGCATCCGGTCCTGGACCCGCTGGTGGCGGCCCTCCCGCCCGGACGGGTGGTGCTGGAGATCTCGGAGCATGTCCCGGAGGACATCCCCTACAGCCTCTGGGAGGAGCTGCCGCGGGTCTACCCCGGGGTGCAGTGGGCGCAGGACGATTACGGTCTGGGTAATGCCGACCCCTCCCGCATGCTGGCGGTCCGTCCCCAGTGGCTGAAGTTGGACCGCACCTTGATGCTGCAGGCCCTAGCGGATGCGGCGGGCCGCACCTGGCTGCGGCGGTTTGCGGCCTGGGCCTAG
- a CDS encoding diguanylate cyclase/phosphodiesterase (GGDEF & EAL domains) with PAS/PAC sensor(s) — protein sequence MRLVVEGVETAEQADALAALGLTAAQGYLFGRPMATPALATPPAAGDPA from the coding sequence ATGCGGCTGGTAGTGGAAGGGGTGGAGACGGCGGAGCAGGCGGACGCCCTGGCCGCCTTGGGCCTCACGGCGGCCCAGGGCTATCTGTTCGGGCGGCCAATGGCCACGCCGGCCTTGGCGACCCCGCCGGCCGCCGGGGATCCGGCCTAG
- the csoR gene encoding Copper-sensing transcriptional repressor CsoR: MEAGLKKQAALRLKMAAGHLESVRRMVDQDVYCVNIMRQVAAVQASLEEVQRILLRNHLLTCVADAMRQGLGQEIVDELMDAMKYMPFNAGEAIAPDAPLHSLVHEPVCACHRPAPPADGLAPDPGTGREQP; this comes from the coding sequence GTGGAAGCCGGGCTGAAGAAACAGGCCGCCCTACGCCTGAAGATGGCGGCCGGGCACCTGGAAAGCGTCCGCCGCATGGTGGATCAGGATGTGTACTGTGTCAACATCATGCGGCAGGTGGCCGCGGTCCAGGCCAGCCTGGAGGAGGTGCAGCGCATCCTCCTCCGCAACCATCTCCTGACCTGCGTGGCCGACGCCATGCGCCAGGGCCTGGGGCAGGAGATCGTGGACGAGCTGATGGATGCTATGAAGTACATGCCCTTCAACGCTGGCGAGGCCATCGCGCCGGATGCCCCCTTGCATTCGCTGGTGCATGAGCCGGTGTGCGCGTGTCATCGCCCGGCGCCGCCTGCGGACGGGCTGGCACCGGACCCGGGAACGGGGAGGGAGCAGCCGTGA
- a CDS encoding putative Copper-exporting P-type ATPase (Evidence 3 : Putative function from multiple computational evidences): MSQLKPDFHLPGDEGSPEAAQLEIGGMTCATCALKVEKSLNGLEGVSRADVNLALEKASIVFDPARVRTRDLVEAVTSIGYRVRTDQVLYYLPGLDEEPLRARAQAAAEAVPGVVAVRANPAQGSLAVELARGLGDPAAVRAALEQAGFAVRMAAAGGPDPRVLEMREARRRLAVAAAATVPIWLGMLWQYLHVGWSGLDNPWLLLVLGSVVQWGPGFSFTRRAWLNLSHGNANMDVLVASGTLSAWLLSVIDLFRGGPMFFDSSATVITLVLVGKYLEAVAKGRTSDAIAQLLALRPRQTRRRVPDGSWEVVDATAVQPGDRLQVLPGERVPADGTVAAGPALVDESMLTGEPLPVERAVGEPVVGGTVNAGSQAFEMTAGHIGQDTVLAQIVRAVEEAQATKAPVQRLADRVANVFVPVIVAIAVLATLGWGLADGDWIAAILKGVAVLVVACPCALGLATPTAVMVGSGAGAQQGVLYRSGATLEAAAGVNLVAFDKTGTLTEGRPVVTAVWPAPGVAEAELLATAAAVEAESTHPLARALRERAQGLAVPPAEDTYTEPGQGMVGTVAGEEVLVGNPDLLEAYGVHPDAGLARRVEAAEAEGATGVWVARGGQVLGVLAVSDPVQPTAAEAVRRLRRMGVDVALLTGDRPATAQAVARRLGIRRVFAGLKPEEKGRVVQDLHRQGFRVAMVGDGINDAPALAAADVGMAVAQGTEIAIESAGVTLMRSDPLQAVHALEVGRKSMGKIRQNLFWAFGYNVVGVPLAAFGIISPAVAGAAMAASSVTVVTNSLLLRRMRLS; this comes from the coding sequence GTGAGTCAGTTGAAGCCGGATTTCCATCTGCCAGGGGACGAGGGCAGCCCCGAGGCCGCCCAGCTGGAGATCGGCGGCATGACCTGCGCCACCTGCGCCCTGAAGGTGGAGAAGTCGCTCAACGGCCTGGAAGGGGTCTCCCGGGCCGATGTCAATCTGGCGCTGGAGAAGGCCAGCATCGTGTTCGACCCCGCCCGGGTCCGGACCCGCGACCTGGTGGAGGCGGTGACCTCCATCGGCTACCGGGTGCGCACCGACCAGGTGTTGTACTACCTGCCCGGCCTGGACGAGGAGCCGTTGCGCGCCCGGGCCCAGGCGGCGGCCGAGGCGGTGCCGGGCGTGGTGGCGGTGCGGGCCAATCCCGCCCAGGGCAGTCTGGCGGTGGAACTGGCCCGGGGGCTGGGCGACCCGGCGGCGGTGCGCGCCGCTCTGGAGCAGGCGGGGTTCGCGGTGCGCATGGCGGCCGCCGGCGGGCCCGACCCGCGGGTGCTGGAGATGCGGGAGGCGCGCCGGCGGCTGGCGGTGGCCGCGGCGGCCACGGTGCCCATCTGGCTGGGGATGCTCTGGCAGTACCTGCACGTGGGCTGGAGCGGGCTCGACAACCCGTGGCTCCTGCTGGTGCTGGGGAGCGTGGTGCAGTGGGGACCGGGTTTCAGCTTCACCCGGCGGGCCTGGCTCAATCTTTCCCACGGCAACGCCAACATGGACGTGCTGGTGGCCTCCGGCACCCTTTCCGCCTGGCTGTTGTCCGTGATCGACCTCTTCCGGGGCGGGCCGATGTTCTTCGATAGCTCCGCCACCGTCATCACCTTGGTCCTGGTCGGCAAGTACCTGGAGGCGGTGGCCAAGGGCCGCACCAGCGATGCCATTGCCCAACTGCTGGCCCTGCGGCCGCGTCAGACCCGGCGTCGGGTGCCGGATGGCAGCTGGGAGGTGGTGGACGCGACCGCGGTGCAGCCCGGTGACCGCCTGCAGGTGCTGCCGGGGGAGCGAGTGCCGGCCGACGGGACGGTGGCGGCGGGCCCGGCCCTGGTGGATGAGTCCATGCTGACCGGGGAACCGCTGCCGGTGGAGCGGGCAGTAGGGGAGCCGGTGGTGGGCGGCACCGTCAACGCCGGCAGCCAGGCCTTTGAGATGACGGCCGGGCACATCGGGCAGGACACGGTGCTGGCCCAGATCGTGCGGGCGGTGGAGGAGGCCCAGGCCACCAAGGCGCCCGTGCAGCGGCTGGCCGACCGGGTGGCCAACGTGTTCGTTCCCGTGATCGTGGCCATCGCCGTCCTCGCCACCCTGGGCTGGGGCCTGGCGGACGGCGACTGGATCGCGGCCATCCTCAAAGGGGTAGCGGTGCTGGTGGTGGCTTGCCCCTGCGCGCTGGGCCTGGCGACCCCCACGGCGGTGATGGTGGGGTCGGGCGCCGGGGCCCAGCAGGGGGTGCTCTACCGGTCGGGCGCCACCCTGGAGGCGGCGGCGGGGGTCAACCTGGTGGCGTTTGACAAGACCGGTACCCTGACGGAAGGCCGGCCGGTGGTGACGGCGGTGTGGCCGGCGCCGGGGGTGGCGGAAGCCGAGCTGCTGGCCACGGCGGCGGCGGTGGAGGCGGAGTCCACCCACCCCCTGGCCCGCGCCCTGCGCGAGCGGGCGCAGGGCCTGGCCGTGCCGCCGGCGGAGGACACCTACACCGAGCCCGGGCAGGGCATGGTGGGCACGGTGGCGGGGGAGGAGGTCCTGGTCGGCAACCCCGACCTGCTGGAGGCTTACGGGGTCCATCCGGATGCCGGCCTGGCCCGGCGCGTGGAGGCGGCGGAGGCGGAGGGGGCCACCGGGGTGTGGGTGGCGCGCGGCGGCCAGGTGCTGGGAGTGCTGGCCGTCAGCGACCCGGTGCAGCCCACCGCTGCGGAGGCGGTGCGCCGGCTGCGCCGGATGGGCGTGGACGTCGCCCTGCTGACCGGGGACCGGCCCGCCACCGCCCAGGCCGTTGCCCGCCGCCTCGGCATCCGCCGCGTGTTCGCCGGCCTGAAGCCGGAGGAGAAGGGCCGGGTGGTGCAGGACCTGCATCGGCAGGGGTTCCGGGTGGCGATGGTAGGAGACGGCATCAATGACGCCCCCGCCCTGGCCGCCGCCGACGTGGGGATGGCGGTGGCCCAGGGCACCGAGATCGCCATCGAGTCCGCCGGGGTGACCCTGATGCGGTCCGATCCCCTGCAGGCCGTGCATGCCCTGGAAGTGGGCCGCAAGAGCATGGGGAAGATCCGCCAGAACCTCTTCTGGGCCTTCGGTTACAACGTGGTGGGCGTGCCCCTGGCCGCGTTTGGCATCATCTCCCCCGCGGTCGCCGGGGCGGCCATGGCCGCCAGCTCGGTGACCGTGGTCACCAATTCCCTGCTGCTGCGGCGCATGCGCCTGTCCTGA
- a CDS encoding YHS domain-containing protein produces MQVVDVVCHMTVDSETAIRREYQGQAYYFCAEGCARAFEQNPEAYLGQEGGHGGHHHHHHHGMHHSE; encoded by the coding sequence ATGCAGGTTGTGGATGTGGTGTGCCACATGACGGTGGACAGCGAGACCGCCATCCGCCGCGAGTACCAGGGCCAGGCGTATTACTTCTGCGCCGAGGGCTGTGCGCGCGCCTTCGAGCAGAACCCGGAGGCCTATCTGGGCCAGGAGGGCGGCCACGGCGGCCACCATCACCATCATCATCACGGGATGCACCATTCCGAATGA